One window of the Anolis sagrei isolate rAnoSag1 chromosome 5, rAnoSag1.mat, whole genome shotgun sequence genome contains the following:
- the UBE2N gene encoding ubiquitin-conjugating enzyme E2 N, which yields MAGLPRRIIKETQRLLAEPVPGIKAEPDESNARYFHVVIAGPQDSPFEGGTFKLELFLPEEYPMAAPKVRFMTKIYHPNVDKLGRICLDILKDKWSPALQIRTVLLSIQALLSAPNPDDPLANDVAEQWKTNEAQAIETARAWTRLYAMNNI from the exons gaaACCCAGCGCTTGCTGGCAGAACCTGTTCCTGGAATAAAGGCAGAGCCAGATGAAAGCAACGCACGTTATTTTCATGTGGTCATTGCAGGTCCACAGGATTCCCCCTTTGAGGGTGGGACATTTAAACTTGAACTATTTCTTCCAGAAGAATATCCAATGGCAGCTCCGAAAGTACGTTTCATGACCAAAATTTATCATCCTAACGTAGACAAATTGGGAAGAATATGTTTAGATATTTTGAAAG ATAAATGGTCTCCAGCTTTGCAGATTCGTACAGTTCTGCTATCAATCCAGGCTTTGTTAAGCGCTCCCAACCCAGATGATCCACTAGCGAATGATGTAGCTGAGCAGTGGAAGACCAATGAAGCCCAAGCCATAGAAACAG CCAGAGCATGGACTAGGCTATATGCCatgaataatatttaa